In the genome of Lysobacter sp. 5GHs7-4, the window AAGACCGGCCGCTTCCTGCCCACCGACGTGCGCGCCCGCGCGCAGACCCTGCAATGGCTGTACTGGCAGGTCGGCGGACTGGGGCCGATGGCGGGACAGATCGGTCACTTCAACATCTACGCGCCGGAGAAAGTGCCCTACGCGATCGACCGCTACACGCGCGAGACCCATCGTCTTTACGGCGTGCTCGACCGGCAACTGGCGGGGCGCGACTACATCGCCGGCGAGTACTCGATCGCCGACATGGCCTGCTATCCCTGGATCGTGCCGCACACCTCTCACGGACAGTCGCTGGAGGATTTCCCCGAGTTGCGGCGCTGGTTCGAAGCCATGGCGCAACGGCCGGCGGTATTGCGTACCTATGAAGCGGCGCCGCAGTCGTATGCGCCCGATACGAAGGTGAGCGAAGAGGAGCGACGGGTGTTGTTTGGGCAGGGGGCGCCGCAGCGGTAGGTCTTAGCTTTGGCGTGGGCAAGAGCCAACGCCAAAAGCAAATCCCCCTTAATCCCCCTTTTTCAAAGGGGGAGACTGGTCGGCGAGGGGTGGGTGTGCGGAGCCATTCGAAACCCACCGCTGGGCTTCTGGCTCCCTCCTTTGAAAAAGGAGGGCGGGGGGAGGATTTGCTCTTGCTCTGGCGGAAGTAAGCCCAAGCAGCCCCCTTTGCTGACGAGGCAGACCGCTGCGCGAAGAGCCGGCTTGGCGCGGCGTCGCAGCGCGGTCAAACGGACGCGACACCGCGCGTGTCGCGCAGCTACGAGGCCGGCGTGGCGTCCTCGCGCAGATTGACCGGGCGGTAAGCGT includes:
- a CDS encoding glutathione binding-like protein, which codes for MIDLYFWPTPNGLKLKLFMLESGIEHRLIPVNIGKGEQFEPEFLKISPNNKIPALVDHAPADGGAPLTLFESGAMLQYLAEKTGRFLPTDVRARAQTLQWLYWQVGGLGPMAGQIGHFNIYAPEKVPYAIDRYTRETHRLYGVLDRQLAGRDYIAGEYSIADMACYPWIVPHTSHGQSLEDFPELRRWFEAMAQRPAVLRTYEAAPQSYAPDTKVSEEERRVLFGQGAPQR